In Haemorhous mexicanus isolate bHaeMex1 chromosome 6, bHaeMex1.pri, whole genome shotgun sequence, a single window of DNA contains:
- the LOC132328657 gene encoding proteoglycan 3-like isoform X2, giving the protein MWPCLLLALALLGTVPASHPAPRQPQGVPAGDTAQLYYAVVKKLHTYSGAQRYCQDVYRGQLASVHSAARNQELQKLARTYRIIIAPWIGAVTSCRAGQWESYWEDSSPWNYANWAPTHPFHIVTTCTTLSIRDGLWRSRFCFQLRPFICQY; this is encoded by the exons ATGTGGCCATGCCTGCTGCTCGCTCTCgccctgctgggcactgtccctgccagccacCCTG ccccccgcCAGCCCCAGGGGGTCCCCGCTGGTGACACCGCCCAGCTGTACTATGCCGTGGTGAAGAAGCTGCACACCTACTCGGGTGCCCAG CGCTACTGCCAGGACGTGTACCGGGGCCAGCTGGCCTCCGTGCACAGCGCTGCCCGcaaccaggagctgcagaaactGGCACGAACCTACCGCATCATCATTGCACCCTGGATTGGAGCTGTCACCAGCTGCAGG gcagggcagtgggAGTCCTACTGGGAGGACTCCAGCCCCTGGAACTACGCGAACTGGGCACCCACCCACCCCTTCCACATTGTCACCACCTGCACCACTCTCAGCATCCGAG atGGGCTCTGGCGAAGCCGCTTCTGCTTCCAGCTGCGCCCCTTCATCTGCCAGTACtga
- the SLC43A3 gene encoding equilibrative nucleobase transporter 1: protein MAGGAGLAKRLGTLLSGLLECGAFCGIIFGWASLVFVLKDLGYFEGLCQPSTTPSPNLTLGSDCSGQDEQFSLVFTIGSFMNNFMTFPMGVVFDRFGTTAARLIAISLYTGGTLLVAFSTPELAVLLFPAMSMLSVGGILLILTNMQVGNLFGNYRSIIITLYNGAFDSSSAIFLIVKLLYEHGLSLRAMFLFLAACSAWHLLRTLFLMPRSRIPYPLPPDYDYGLQCRRRSRSYRAHKDKQTPGEAGPEETPLEPPVARGGDAPGTPFRACACSWLFAWHVAWLSVMQLRHYLFIGTLNPQLEHLAHGDHALVSTYTNAFAFTQLCGVLCAPWNGLILDRHKRGKGPHPEGILAALADLRSAVLSLVVTVALCLLFSVFAAVPVLPAQFGTFVLQVISRSFLYGGNAAFLAIAFPPQHFGKLYGLAMALSALVALLQYPCVALVQGPLQGDPFYMNLGLITVVLVAFVSPVVVARECQRRAKELGMAGTPLAAPPSTEINAETPH from the exons AtggcggggggcgcggggctggCCAAGCGCCTGGGGACGCTCCTGTCAGGGCTGCTGGAGTGCGGCGCCTTCTGCGGCATCATCTTCGGCTGGGCCTCCCTCGTCTTCGTCCTCAAGGACCTGGGCTACTTcgaggggctgtgccagccctccaccacccccagccccaacCTCACCCTGGGGTCTG ACTGCAGTGGGCAGGATGAGCAGTTCTCCCTGGTCTTCACCATTGGCTCCTTCATGAACAACTTCATGACCTTCCCCATGGGCGTCGTCTTCGACCGCTTCGGCACCACGGCTGCGCGCCTCATTGCCAT CTCCCTCTACACTGGCGGGACCCTGCTCGTCGCCTTTTCCACCCCAG agctggcgGTGCTGCTCTTCCCGGCCATGTCCATGCTGTCGGTGGGTggcatcctcctcatcctcaccaaCATGCAG GTGGGAAACCTGTTCGGGAACTACCGCTCCATCATCATCACCCTCTACAACGGGGCCTTCGACTCCTCCTCTGCCATCTTCCTCATCGTCAAG ctgctgtACGAGCACGGGCTGTCCCTGCGGGCCATGTTCCTCTTCCTGgcagcctgcagtgcctggcaccTCCTGCGCACCCTCTTCTTGATGCCGCGCAGCCGCATCCCCTACCCGCTGCCCCCCGACTACGATTACGG GCTGCAGTGCCGGCGGCGTTCCCGCTCCTACCGAGCCCACAAGGACAAGCAAACCCCGGGAGAGGCCGGACCCGAGGAGACGCCCCTGGAACCCCCCGTAGCTCGAG GTGGGGACGCCCCCGGGACACCGTTCCGGGCCTGCGCCTGCTCGTGGCTCTTCGCCTGGCACGTGGCCTGGCTCTCGGTGATGCAGCTGCGCCACTACCTCTTCATCGGCACCCTCAACCCGCAGCTCGAGCACCTTGCACACGGAGACCACGCCCTGG TGAGCACGTACACCAACGCCTTCGCCTTCACCCAGCTCTGCGGGGTGCTCTGTGCCCCCTGGAACGGCCTCATCCTCGACCGGCACAAGCGGGGGAAGGGCCCCCACCCCGAGG GGATCCTGGCCGCGCTGGCAGACCTGCGGTCGGCGGTGCTGTCACTGGTGGTGACGGTGGCGCTGTGCCTGCTGTTCTCCGTGTTTGCCGCCGTGCCTGTCCTGCCCGCCCAGTTCGGCACCTTCGTGCTGCAGGTCATCAGCCGCTCCTTCCTGTACGGCGGCAACGCCGCCTTCCTGGCCATCGC GTTTCCTCCGCAGCACTTCGGGAAGCTCTATGGGCTGGCCATGGCACTGTCAGCGCTGGTAGCCCTGCTGCAGTATCCCTGTGTTGCCCTGGTGCAGGGGCCGCTCCAGGGGGACCCCTTCTAT ATGAACTTGGGGCTCATCACCGTGGTGCTGGTGGCCTTTGTCAGCCCCGTGGTGGTGGCCCGCGAGTGCCAGCGGCGAGCCAAGGAGCTGGGCATGGCTGGCACCCCCCTGGCAGCCCCCCCCAGCACTGAGATCAACGCTGAGACCCCACACTGA
- the PRG2 gene encoding bone marrow proteoglycan produces MRPCLLIALALLGTVPVSRSALASPAVEDEEDVTELEMPEEYSGCRGASDKQAPGVPSMPGTATCHYVISTSYRTFRRAQCICARRFHGRLASIHDSRTNTFLLLLARRHTNAGLVWIGAVSQPAIPFPNCHWTDRSPWNYSRWVRGHPLPGRRFCTALCTNNGLWRSVHCKRKLPFICEI; encoded by the exons atgcGGCCCTGCCTGCTGattgccctggccctgctgggcacagttCCCGTCAGCCGCTCCG CTCttgccagccctgcagtggaggatgaggaggatgtgACAGAGCTGGAGATGCCCGAGGAGTACAGCGGGTGCCGGGGGGCCAGTGACAAGCAGGCACCCGGTGTCCCCAGCATGCCAGGCACCGCCACCTGCCACTACGTCATCAGCACCAGCTACCGCACCTTCCGCCGTGcgcag tgcatCTGTGCCCGGCGCTTCCACGGGCGCTTGGCCTCGATCCACGATTCCCGCACCAACactttcctgctgctcctggcacgcCGGCACACCAATGCCGGCCTGGTCTGGATCGGTGCCGTCAGCCAGCCCGCA ATCCCATTCCCGAATTGTCACTGGACCGACCGGAGCCCCTGGAACTACAGCCGGTGGGTGCGCGGGCACCCCCTGCCCGGCCGCCGCTTCTGCACCGCTCTCTGCACCAACA ATGGGCTCTGGAGGAGCGTGCACTGCAAGAGGAAGCTGCCCTTCATCTGCGAGATATGA
- the LOC132328657 gene encoding proteoglycan 3-like isoform X1 — protein MWPCLLLALALLGTVPASHPAPRQPQGVPAGDTAQLYYAVVKKLHTYSGAQRYCQDVYRGQLASVHSAARNQELQKLARTYRIIIAPWIGAVTSCRQAGQWESYWEDSSPWNYANWAPTHPFHIVTTCTTLSIRDGLWRSRFCFQLRPFICQY, from the exons ATGTGGCCATGCCTGCTGCTCGCTCTCgccctgctgggcactgtccctgccagccacCCTG ccccccgcCAGCCCCAGGGGGTCCCCGCTGGTGACACCGCCCAGCTGTACTATGCCGTGGTGAAGAAGCTGCACACCTACTCGGGTGCCCAG CGCTACTGCCAGGACGTGTACCGGGGCCAGCTGGCCTCCGTGCACAGCGCTGCCCGcaaccaggagctgcagaaactGGCACGAACCTACCGCATCATCATTGCACCCTGGATTGGAGCTGTCACCAGCTGCAGG caggcagggcagtgggAGTCCTACTGGGAGGACTCCAGCCCCTGGAACTACGCGAACTGGGCACCCACCCACCCCTTCCACATTGTCACCACCTGCACCACTCTCAGCATCCGAG atGGGCTCTGGCGAAGCCGCTTCTGCTTCCAGCTGCGCCCCTTCATCTGCCAGTACtga